In the Actinomycetota bacterium genome, ATCTCCCCCGTCAGCCGCTGAGCCGGGAACTCGTCTTGCGGCAGATGAGACAGAAATGCCCTGGCGTTCAAAAACACCGCGTGTCCCCCGATCGGAGCGACAATCGGAACACCCTCTGTCTGCAGCCGCTCCCCTAAGTACGCGACCTGCCCGACGCGCGCATGCAAGTGCGCCTCATCGACCGATTCGTAAACACCCCGCGCGATGGCCTCCATGTCGCGTCCGGCCATACCGCCGTAGGTGTGCAACCCCTCGTACACGACACACAAGTTCCGCGCTTCCTCCAATATCCGCTCGTCGCGAAGAGCGAGATACCCGCCGATGTTCACGAGGTGGTCCTTCTTCGAACTCATCCATGCGCCGTCGGTGAGCGAGCAGATTTCGCGAACGATGTCGCGAACACTTCGGTCCGCATAGCCGGGTTCACGCTGCCTGATGAACCAAGCGTTCTCGGCGATCCGTGTCTTATCCAAGTACAGGGCGATCCCGTGCCGGTTGCACATCTCTCGGACGGCCGCCACGTTCTCGACACTGATCGGCTGACCTCCCGCCATGTTCACCGTTCCGGCAAGCGAAACGTACGGGATGCGTTCGGCCCCGTACTCGCGAATGACTGCGTGCAACTTGTCGAGGTCGATGTTTCCCTTGAACGGGTGTTCGCTGGCGGGATCGTGCGCCTCGTCGATGATCACGTCTACGAAGGTGCCGCCGGCCAGTTCTTGGTGCATCCGCGTGGTGGTGAAGTACATGTTCCCCGGGACAACATGCCCGGGTCGGATCAAGATCCGGCTGATGATGTGCTCAGCCGCGCGCCCTTGGTGTGTCGGGACGATGTACGGATACCCGTACACGTCTTGGACCGCTTCCTCCAAGTGATAGAAGTTCACACTGCCCGCGTAAGCCTCGTCGCCGAGCATCATCGCGGCCCACTGTTGCGCAGACATCGCGTTCGTCCCGCTGTCGGTGAGCAAGTCGATGTAGACATCGGTACTGCGCAGCAGGAACGTGTTCCAGCCCGCGACCTCAAGCGCCGCAGAGCGTTC is a window encoding:
- a CDS encoding tryptophanase, whose protein sequence is MSGRRQSWAEPWKIKVVEPVRVTTPQERSAALEVAGWNTFLLRSTDVYIDLLTDSGTNAMSAQQWAAMMLGDEAYAGSVNFYHLEEAVQDVYGYPYIVPTHQGRAAEHIISRILIRPGHVVPGNMYFTTTRMHQELAGGTFVDVIIDEAHDPASEHPFKGNIDLDKLHAVIREYGAERIPYVSLAGTVNMAGGQPISVENVAAVREMCNRHGIALYLDKTRIAENAWFIRQREPGYADRSVRDIVREICSLTDGAWMSSKKDHLVNIGGYLALRDERILEEARNLCVVYEGLHTYGGMAGRDMEAIARGVYESVDEAHLHARVGQVAYLGERLQTEGVPIVAPIGGHAVFLNARAFLSHLPQDEFPAQRLTGE